DNA from Stigmatella erecta:
AAATGAGCATGAGCGCGGGCCCTCCCGCTACCGTCAGCGAGTGCGGGCTGACGCGCCAGGAGGCCTCGCGCGGCGCGATATGACCTTCTGTTCCGCGGTGCTACGTGCCAGCTCGCGCGCTCCGCTTCAGGTAGAAAGCACAGACGACGATCCACAGCAGCACGCACGCCTCCAGCACCCGCTGCGCGGCGCCCACATAGGGGAAAGAGGGTGACAAGAGCAGGAGGGCCACCAGGGAGATACCTCCGCAGCCTACCCCGAGCGCTGACAGGTGCCGTGCGCCGGACCAGCTCCGTGCTCGAAGTCCCAGGACGATAAGCCCGACGGGCCCCGTGAAGTAGCCTGTCACTCCGACGAGGTTGTGGACCTGCTGCGAGAAGCTCGGCTCGGCCGGGCGGCAGCCCGGATCACATCGGAAGAACGCCGACACCACATAGCCCACCGCGTACCAGGCAATGCCCACCAGCCCCAGCCAGGTCATGCCGGATCTGGGAAGCACCCGGGCCGCCAAGAATGAAAACGCGCAGATCAGGATGCCGGCCGGCAAGAACCCCCCGTAGCTGATGAGCTCTCCGTGAGGAGCCTCACGTGCCCCCAGCTCGCTGATGAACTGGGAGAGGTGGCTGTAGTCCGGGAATGCCGCGCCGCCCAGAACGGTCAGCAGGAGGACGGCGAGTGGGCCGCCAATCCCGGTCATGAAGGCGAGTCGTGCGGCCAAGAGCCATGCCTCCGCGTCGTGGATCTTGAGAGTAACCACAATCTGCTGAAGCTTTACCGAGCCACGGCCGCCGCGTAGTGGCGGGCTCGCTGCCCTTGAAGGCAGCAGGCGCCGAGCCGTCCGCCCGACGCCCCTGGCTCTTTAGCTCAACAGACTCCTAGCGGTCCTCCCTGCCTCAGGCGCTCAGGGAGACGCCGTCCGATTTCCTGCATCAATTTACTGCTTCCGGGCTCATTCACGTGACGGGGGCCAGATCGGCAGGCGCCCCCTACTTCTTTCTGGAAAGGACTCGTGATGCCCATTGCCAGGCGGTTCCCATGGTTCGTCGCTGTACTGCTGCTCTCCCTCACCGCGTGCAATGCTGAGCCAGAGGACGCTGCCCCACCCTCGACCC
Protein-coding regions in this window:
- a CDS encoding DUF998 domain-containing protein; its protein translation is MAARLAFMTGIGGPLAVLLLTVLGGAAFPDYSHLSQFISELGAREAPHGELISYGGFLPAGILICAFSFLAARVLPRSGMTWLGLVGIAWYAVGYVVSAFFRCDPGCRPAEPSFSQQVHNLVGVTGYFTGPVGLIVLGLRARSWSGARHLSALGVGCGGISLVALLLLSPSFPYVGAAQRVLEACVLLWIVVCAFYLKRSARAGT